The following proteins come from a genomic window of Aricia agestis chromosome 19, ilAriAges1.1, whole genome shotgun sequence:
- the LOC121736586 gene encoding MIP18 family protein galla-2, whose translation MTKIADNVNPNIYEKESEREVTSRDLDEDAVDEIDTREIFDLIRNINDPEHPLTLEELRVVEEKNVFVDNKDNMVRVYFTPTIPHCSMATLIGLSIRVQLLRALPSRFKVTVEVSEGTHMSEHAVNKQLADKERVAAALENNNLVQIINQCIA comes from the exons ATGACTAAAATAGCAGATAATGTTAATCCAAATATATATGAAAAGGAATCTGAGCGGGAGGTGACGTCTAGAGACCTTGACGAGGATGCCGTTGACGAGATAGATACTCGAGAAATTTTCGACTTAATTCGAAATATAAATGACCCAGAACACCCTCTGACTCTTGAAGAGCTCAGAGTAGTAGAGGAGAAGAATGTATTCGTCGACAACAAGGATAACATGGTCCGAGTATACTTCACACCAACTATACCACACTGCAGCATGGCTACTTTGATAG GTCTGTCTATTAGAGTGCAGCTGCTTCGAGCATTACCAAGCCGATTCAAAGTGACGGTGGAGGTGTCTGAGGGTACGCACATGTCAGAACATGCGGTCAACAAACAGCTAGCGGACAAGGAGAGAGTGGCCGCTGCTTTAGAGAACAACAACTTAGTGCAGATCATCAATCAGTGTATTGCATAG